The Streptococcus sp. VT 162 genome has a window encoding:
- a CDS encoding transcriptional regulator: MRKEIAPELYNYNKFPGPEFHVNGDKVETEGIAFTLVENIKDAFDVTVFNQRFSEVLTKFDYVVGDWSNEQLRLRGFYKDDRTEEKNEKISRLQDYLLEYCSYGCAYFVLENQAPKRASFDKKMRKKEEENLSRRSKKPSQNKRKPNTDKRNRRRHKDQKSQKEDKGQRHFVIRQK, encoded by the coding sequence ATGCGTAAAGAAATTGCACCTGAATTATACAACTATAACAAGTTTCCTGGCCCAGAATTTCATGTGAATGGGGATAAGGTTGAGACTGAAGGGATTGCTTTTACCTTGGTTGAAAATATCAAGGATGCCTTCGATGTGACAGTCTTTAATCAACGCTTCTCAGAAGTGTTGACCAAGTTTGATTATGTCGTTGGCGACTGGAGTAATGAACAGCTCCGTCTACGTGGTTTTTACAAAGACGACCGAACAGAGGAAAAAAATGAAAAGATTAGCCGCTTACAGGACTATCTTTTGGAGTACTGTAGTTATGGTTGTGCCTATTTTGTCCTAGAAAATCAAGCACCGAAGCGGGCTTCATTTGACAAGAAAATGCGTAAAAAGGAAGAGGAAAACCTTTCTAGAAGAAGCAAGAAACCTTCGCAAAACAAGAGAAAACCAAATACGGATAAGAGAAATAGACGTCGTCATAAGGATCAAAAGTCTCAGAAAGAGGACAAGGGACAGCGCCATTTTGTCATTCGTCAGAAATAG
- a CDS encoding ribosomal RNA large subunit methyltransferase N (23S rRNA m2A2503 methyltransferase; methylates the C2 position of the A2530 nucleotide in 23S rRNA; may be involved in antibiotic resistance): MKPSIYSLTRQTMQEWVLEQGEKKFRADQIWEWLYRKRVQSFEEMTNLSKDLIAKLNEQFVVNPLKQRIVQESADGTVKYLFELPDGMLIETVLMRQHYGLSVCVTTQVGCNIGCTFCASGLIKKQRDLNNGEIVAQIMLVQKYFDERGQDERVSHIVVMGIGEPFDNYNNVLNFVRTINDDKGMAIGARHITVSTSGLAHKIRDFANEGVQVNLAVSLHAPNNELRSSIMKINRAFPIEKLFAAIEYYIETTNRRVTFEYIMLNEVNDGVEQALELAELLKNIKKLSYVNLIPYNPVSEHDQYSRSPKERVMAFYDTLKKKGVNCVVRQEHGTDIDAACGQLRSNTMKRDRQKAVAAVNP, from the coding sequence ATGAAACCGTCTATTTATAGTTTAACACGTCAAACCATGCAAGAATGGGTATTAGAACAAGGAGAAAAGAAATTCCGAGCAGATCAAATCTGGGAATGGCTCTACCGTAAACGTGTCCAGTCATTTGAAGAAATGACCAACCTTTCCAAGGATTTGATTGCCAAGCTCAATGAGCAGTTTGTGGTAAATCCATTGAAACAACGCATCGTACAAGAGTCGGCTGACGGTACTGTTAAGTATCTTTTCGAGTTGCCAGATGGGATGTTGATTGAGACAGTACTGATGCGTCAACACTATGGACTGTCAGTCTGTGTGACCACTCAGGTCGGCTGTAATATTGGTTGTACCTTCTGTGCGTCAGGTTTGATCAAGAAGCAACGTGACCTTAATAACGGGGAAATTGTAGCGCAGATCATGCTGGTTCAAAAATATTTTGATGAGCGTGGTCAGGATGAGCGTGTCAGTCATATTGTTGTTATGGGAATTGGTGAACCATTTGATAACTACAACAATGTATTGAATTTTGTTCGTACCATCAATGATGATAAGGGGATGGCTATCGGTGCTCGTCACATCACAGTTTCAACTTCAGGTTTGGCCCACAAAATTCGTGACTTTGCTAATGAAGGCGTACAGGTCAATCTGGCTGTGTCCCTTCACGCACCCAATAATGAATTGCGTTCAAGCATCATGAAAATTAATCGTGCCTTTCCGATTGAAAAACTCTTTGCTGCTATTGAGTACTATATCGAAACAACCAATCGCCGTGTGACCTTTGAATATATCATGCTCAATGAAGTCAATGATGGTGTTGAACAAGCCTTGGAGTTGGCTGAATTGCTCAAGAACATCAAGAAATTGTCTTATGTAAACTTGATTCCCTATAACCCAGTTAGTGAACATGACCAATATAGCCGTAGTCCTAAAGAGCGCGTGATGGCCTTCTATGATACCCTCAAGAAAAAAGGGGTCAACTGTGTTGTTCGTCAAGAACATGGTACAGATATTGATGCAGCTTGTGGACAATTACGCTCTAATACAATGAAACGTGATCGCCAGAAGGCAGTCGCAGCGGTAAATCCATAA
- a CDS encoding antibiotic resistance protein VanZ, which produces MTKKRELILRLGVAVYSLCIVCFCFTPQPQLPTGVETPGIQTFGRLVFLLTPLNSLWNLGEVTSLGQVIWIFLQNILNVFLLFPLVFQLLYLFPSLRKTKRILLLSFILSLGIECTQLVLDFFFDFNRVFEIDDLWTNTLGGYLAWLLYKGLHKNKIRN; this is translated from the coding sequence ATGACTAAAAAAAGAGAATTAATCTTAAGATTGGGAGTGGCTGTTTACAGTCTATGCATTGTCTGTTTTTGTTTTACTCCCCAGCCTCAACTTCCTACAGGAGTGGAAACTCCAGGTATTCAAACTTTTGGACGCCTGGTTTTTCTTTTAACTCCCTTAAACTCCCTTTGGAATCTAGGTGAAGTAACCAGTTTGGGACAAGTTATTTGGATCTTTTTGCAGAACATTTTAAATGTCTTCTTGCTATTTCCTTTGGTTTTTCAACTGCTCTATCTCTTTCCCTCTCTAAGAAAAACTAAAAGGATTCTTCTTCTCAGTTTTATACTGAGTTTGGGAATCGAGTGCACACAACTAGTTTTAGACTTTTTCTTTGATTTTAATCGGGTCTTTGAGATTGATGATTTGTGGACCAATACCCTGGGAGGCTATTTGGCTTGGCTCCTCTATAAAGGACTACATAAAAACAAGATAAGGAATTAG
- a CDS encoding heme ABC transporter ATP-binding protein: MSILEVKNLSHGFGDRAIFEDVSFRLLKGEHIGLVGANGEGKSTFMSIVTGKMLPDEGKVEWSKYVTAGYLDQHAVLKEGQTVRDVLRTAFDELFKAEARINDLYMEMAEEGADIDALMEEVGELQDRLESRDFYTLDAKIDEVARALGVMDYGMDTDVTSLSGGQRTKVLLAKLLLEKPDILLLDEPTNYLDAEHIDWLKRYLQNYENAFVLISHDIPFLNDVINIVYHVENQQLTRYSGDYYQFQEVYAMKKSQLEAAYERQQKEIADLKDFVARNKARVATRNMAMSRQKKLDKMDIIELQSEKPKPSFDFKPARTPGRFIFQAKDLQIGYDRPLTKPLNLTFERNQKVAIIGANGIGKTTLLKSLLGIIPPIAGEVERGDYLELGYFEQEVEGGNRQTPLEAVWNAFPALNQAEVRAALARCGLTTKHIESQIQVLSGGEQAKVRFCLLMNRENNVLVLDEPTNHLDVDAKDELKRALKEYKGSILMVCHEPDFYEGWMDQIWDFNKLT; encoded by the coding sequence ATGAGTATTTTAGAAGTTAAAAATTTAAGTCACGGTTTTGGTGACCGTGCAATTTTTGAAGATGTGTCTTTCCGTCTCCTCAAGGGAGAGCATATCGGCTTAGTCGGTGCCAATGGTGAAGGGAAATCAACCTTTATGAGCATTGTGACTGGTAAGATGTTACCAGACGAAGGGAAGGTAGAGTGGTCTAAGTATGTGACTGCTGGCTACCTGGATCAGCATGCTGTGCTAAAGGAAGGTCAAACTGTGCGTGATGTACTCCGTACTGCCTTTGATGAGCTTTTCAAAGCAGAAGCACGTATCAATGACCTCTATATGGAAATGGCAGAAGAGGGCGCAGATATCGATGCGCTGATGGAAGAAGTTGGCGAACTCCAAGACCGTTTGGAGAGTCGTGATTTTTATACTTTAGATGCTAAGATTGATGAAGTAGCGCGTGCTCTTGGTGTCATGGATTATGGTATGGATACGGATGTAACCTCTTTGTCAGGTGGACAAAGAACCAAGGTGCTTTTGGCTAAACTCCTCCTTGAAAAACCAGATATTTTGTTGCTTGACGAGCCAACCAACTACTTGGATGCTGAACACATTGACTGGCTCAAGCGTTATCTCCAAAACTATGAGAATGCCTTTGTCCTTATTTCTCACGATATTCCTTTCCTCAACGACGTAATCAATATCGTCTACCATGTGGAAAATCAACAGTTGACGCGTTACTCTGGTGACTACTACCAGTTCCAAGAAGTCTATGCCATGAAGAAATCTCAGTTGGAAGCAGCCTACGAACGTCAGCAGAAAGAGATTGCGGACCTCAAGGACTTTGTCGCTCGAAACAAAGCGCGTGTTGCAACACGAAATATGGCCATGTCCCGTCAAAAGAAACTTGATAAGATGGATATTATCGAACTGCAAAGTGAGAAGCCAAAACCATCCTTTGATTTCAAACCAGCTCGTACGCCAGGGCGCTTTATATTCCAAGCCAAGGACTTGCAGATTGGTTATGACCGTCCTCTTACCAAGCCTTTAAACCTTACTTTTGAACGCAATCAAAAGGTTGCTATTATCGGGGCCAATGGTATCGGGAAAACAACTCTCTTGAAGTCTCTCTTGGGAATTATCCCACCAATCGCTGGAGAAGTTGAACGCGGTGATTACCTAGAACTTGGCTACTTTGAACAGGAAGTAGAAGGTGGAAATCGTCAAACACCACTAGAGGCTGTCTGGAATGCCTTTCCTGCCCTTAACCAAGCAGAAGTCCGTGCAGCCCTTGCCCGCTGTGGTTTGACGACTAAGCACATTGAAAGCCAAATTCAGGTCTTGTCAGGTGGGGAACAGGCCAAGGTGCGTTTCTGTCTCTTGATGAACCGTGAAAACAACGTCTTAGTGCTGGACGAGCCGACCAACCACTTGGATGTAGATGCCAAGGATGAACTCAAACGCGCTCTCAAAGAATACAAGGGATCGATTCTTATGGTTTGCCACGAACCAGACTTTTATGAAGGCTGGATGGACCAAATCTGGGATTTTAATAAGCTAACATAA
- a CDS encoding peptidylprolyl isomerase has translation MKKLATLLLLSTVALAGCTSIQRGLRGDEYVNSSISAEESSKAAAQAAKDLNDALTNENANFPQLSKEVAEDEAEVILHTNQGDVRIKLFPKLAPLAVENFLTHAKEGYYNGITFHRVIDGFMVQTGDPKGDGTGGQSIWHDKDKTKDKGTGFKNEISPYLYNIRGALAMANTGQPNTNGSQFFINQNSTDISAKLPTSKYPKKIIKAYKEGGNPSLDGKHPVFGQVIDGMDVVDKIAKAEKDEKDKPTSAITIDSIEVVKDYDFSKK, from the coding sequence ATGAAAAAACTAGCAACCCTTCTTTTACTATCAACTGTAGCCCTTGCTGGATGTACTAGTATCCAACGTGGTCTCCGTGGTGATGAGTATGTCAACTCTAGCATCTCAGCTGAAGAAAGCTCAAAAGCAGCTGCTCAAGCTGCCAAAGATTTGAATGACGCTTTGACCAATGAAAATGCCAACTTTCCTCAACTTTCTAAGGAAGTTGCTGAAGATGAAGCCGAGGTCATTTTACACACAAATCAAGGCGATGTACGCATCAAACTCTTTCCAAAACTAGCACCTCTTGCGGTTGAAAATTTCCTTACTCACGCTAAGGAAGGCTACTATAATGGCATCACCTTCCATCGTGTTATTGATGGCTTTATGGTCCAAACTGGAGATCCTAAGGGAGATGGTACAGGGGGCCAATCCATCTGGCATGATAAGGATAAAACGAAGGACAAGGGAACTGGTTTCAAAAACGAAATTTCTCCTTACCTATACAATATCCGCGGAGCCCTTGCTATGGCTAACACAGGTCAACCAAACACCAACGGTAGCCAATTCTTCATCAACCAAAACTCAACAGATATTTCTGCTAAACTCCCTACTAGCAAGTATCCAAAGAAAATCATCAAAGCCTATAAAGAGGGCGGAAATCCTAGCCTAGATGGCAAACATCCTGTCTTTGGTCAAGTCATCGATGGCATGGATGTTGTCGACAAGATTGCCAAGGCTGAAAAAGATGAGAAAGACAAACCAACGTCTGCTATCACCATTGATAGTATTGAAGTGGTGAAAGACTACGACTTCAGTAAAAAATAA
- the rpsP gene encoding 30S ribosomal protein S16 (binds to lower part of 30S body where it stabilizes two domains; required for efficient assembly of 30S; in Escherichia coli this protein has nuclease activity): MAVKIRLTRMGSKKKPFYRINVADSRSPRDGRFIETVGTYNPLVAENQVTLKEDRVLAWLADGAQPSDTVRNILSKEGVLKKFHDSKFSK, translated from the coding sequence ATGGCAGTTAAAATCCGTTTGACTCGTATGGGTTCTAAGAAAAAACCTTTCTACCGTATCAACGTAGCAGACTCACGTTCACCACGTGACGGACGTTTCATCGAAACAGTTGGTACTTACAACCCACTTGTTGCTGAAAACCAAGTAACTTTGAAAGAAGACCGCGTTCTTGCATGGTTGGCTGATGGAGCTCAACCTTCAGATACAGTTCGCAACATCCTTTCAAAAGAAGGCGTATTGAAAAAATTCCACGATTCTAAATTCTCAAAATAA
- a CDS encoding RNA-binding protein → MDTIENLIIAIVKPLISQPDALTIKIEDTPEFLEYHLDLDQSDVGRVIGRKGRTISAIRTIVYSVPTEDKKVRIVIDEK, encoded by the coding sequence ATGGATACGATTGAAAATCTCATTATTGCGATTGTGAAACCTTTGATTTCACAACCTGATGCCTTAACTATCAAGATCGAAGACACACCAGAGTTTTTGGAGTATCACTTGGATCTTGACCAAAGCGATGTCGGTCGTGTTATCGGTCGTAAAGGTCGCACTATCTCAGCGATAAGAACGATTGTCTACTCTGTCCCAACTGAAGACAAGAAAGTAAGAATCGTTATCGACGAAAAATAA
- a CDS encoding nucleotide pyrophosphohydrolase gives MKDLTFRQLQAYLLEHYQQSRTEEGLFIKLVEEVGEVAEVLNGRSGRKESVQDSNEELAKELADIIHYTVAIATINDIDLTKTIFDKDKKAAIKYQHERDLEEFLEGKYL, from the coding sequence ATGAAGGATTTAACGTTTAGACAATTACAAGCTTACTTACTCGAACATTACCAGCAATCTCGGACTGAGGAAGGTCTCTTTATCAAGCTAGTGGAGGAAGTCGGAGAAGTAGCCGAGGTCTTGAACGGGCGCTCTGGTCGAAAAGAGTCTGTCCAGGACTCAAATGAGGAACTAGCCAAAGAACTAGCTGATATCATTCACTACACCGTCGCAATCGCGACCATAAACGACATTGATCTAACCAAAACCATCTTTGACAAAGATAAGAAGGCTGCCATTAAGTACCAACATGAACGAGATTTGGAAGAATTTTTGGAGGGAAAATATCTATAG
- a CDS encoding alpha/beta hydrolase: protein MKRFEVTTKIGSLSVTYKKQKKVLVCLNGAGLLPSYENFSLILEKLPPTIGYLTIDFPNTGRSPIHDQSGKNLDNLVDAVYEVLEELAIYEYILCAHSLSGILACKLMNKSIKCQALVAIEPTTKKVMFSDFSENPYPEMEEQMRLIEECGPEVYFKNITQAAFSSETNEEIWDLVQEKDSELERQVPEFHIYCEITEEDFKNVSIEAHVPVFIFCQAYREKEYRDSEYWTSNTKLILGGNHHYLQWSESEKIANIIRELSE from the coding sequence ATGAAACGATTTGAAGTAACTACAAAAATTGGCAGCCTCTCTGTTACTTATAAAAAGCAAAAGAAAGTGCTTGTTTGTTTAAATGGCGCAGGTTTGCTACCAAGTTATGAAAATTTTTCACTTATACTTGAAAAACTTCCTCCCACAATTGGTTATTTGACAATTGATTTTCCAAACACAGGTAGGAGTCCGATTCATGACCAATCTGGAAAAAATCTGGACAATCTTGTAGACGCGGTTTATGAAGTACTTGAAGAATTGGCGATTTATGAATATATACTTTGTGCACATAGTTTGAGTGGAATTTTAGCTTGCAAATTGATGAACAAATCAATTAAGTGTCAGGCTTTAGTAGCAATTGAACCAACAACTAAAAAAGTAATGTTTTCTGATTTTTCAGAAAATCCTTATCCAGAAATGGAAGAGCAAATGAGACTGATTGAAGAGTGTGGCCCCGAAGTCTATTTTAAGAACATAACTCAAGCAGCATTTAGCTCTGAAACTAATGAAGAAATCTGGGATTTAGTGCAAGAAAAAGATTCAGAGTTGGAAAGACAAGTTCCAGAATTTCATATATATTGTGAGATTACTGAGGAAGATTTTAAGAATGTATCTATAGAAGCTCATGTCCCTGTATTTATTTTTTGTCAGGCTTATAGAGAAAAAGAATACAGAGACTCAGAATATTGGACTTCCAATACTAAACTCATTTTAGGAGGGAATCACCATTATTTACAATGGTCTGAATCAGAAAAAATTGCGAATATTATTCGAGAATTGTCAGAATAA
- a CDS encoding 16S rRNA processing protein RimM: MNYFNVGKIVNTQGLQGEMRVLSVTDFAEERFKKGAELALFDDKDQFVQTVTIASHRKHKNFDIIKFKDMYHINAIEKYKGYSLKVAEEDLNDLDDGEFYYHEIIGLDVYEGDNLIGTIKEILQPGANDVWVVKRKGKRDLLLPYIPPVVLNVDIPNKRVEVEILEGLDDED; encoded by the coding sequence ATGAACTACTTTAATGTTGGGAAAATCGTTAATACGCAGGGTCTACAGGGGGAGATGCGAGTCTTGTCTGTGACGGATTTTGCTGAGGAACGGTTTAAAAAAGGGGCAGAGCTGGCTTTATTTGATGATAAAGACCAGTTTGTCCAAACAGTGACCATCGCAAGTCACCGTAAGCATAAGAACTTTGACATTATCAAATTCAAAGACATGTACCATATCAATGCGATTGAAAAGTACAAGGGTTATAGTCTCAAGGTCGCCGAGGAAGATTTGAACGATCTAGATGATGGAGAATTCTATTATCACGAGATTATCGGTTTGGATGTTTACGAGGGTGATAACTTGATAGGAACTATCAAGGAAATCCTACAACCGGGAGCCAATGATGTCTGGGTAGTCAAGCGAAAAGGTAAGCGAGATTTGCTTTTACCTTACATTCCACCAGTAGTTCTCAATGTTGATATTCCAAACAAGCGGGTCGAAGTGGAAATCTTAGAAGGACTAGATGATGAAGATTGA
- a CDS encoding tRNA (guanine-N1)-methyltransferase — MKIDILTLFPEMFSPLEHSIVGKAREKGLLDIQYHNFREYAEKARHVDDEPYGGGQGMLLRAQPIFDAFDAIEKKNPRVILLDPAGKQFDQTYAEDLAQEEELIFICGHYEGYDERIKTLVTDEISLGDYVLTGGELAAMTMIDATVRLIPEVIGKESSHQDDSFSSGLLEYPQYTRPYDYRGMVVPDVLMSGHHEKIRQWRLYESLKKTYERRPDLLENYKLTAEEEKMLAEIKENKE; from the coding sequence ATGAAGATTGATATTTTAACCCTCTTTCCTGAGATGTTTTCTCCGCTGGAACACTCGATTGTTGGGAAGGCTCGAGAAAAAGGGCTCTTGGATATCCAGTATCATAATTTCAGAGAATATGCTGAAAAGGCCCGTCATGTTGACGATGAACCTTACGGAGGCGGTCAGGGGATGTTGCTAAGGGCTCAACCCATTTTCGATGCCTTTGATGCTATTGAAAAGAAAAATCCGCGCGTCATTCTCCTCGATCCAGCTGGAAAGCAGTTTGATCAGACTTATGCTGAGGATTTGGCTCAAGAGGAAGAACTAATCTTTATCTGCGGTCATTATGAAGGGTATGACGAGCGCATCAAGACCTTGGTAACTGATGAAATTTCCCTAGGAGACTATGTTTTGACTGGAGGAGAATTGGCGGCCATGACCATGATCGATGCGACTGTGCGATTGATACCGGAAGTGATTGGTAAGGAGTCTAGTCACCAGGATGATAGCTTTTCTTCGGGTCTTCTCGAATATCCTCAGTACACTCGCCCTTATGACTATCGAGGTATGGTCGTGCCAGATGTGCTCATGAGTGGGCACCATGAAAAGATTCGCCAGTGGCGGCTGTATGAGAGTCTAAAGAAAACCTACGAACGCAGACCTGACCTGCTAGAAAACTATAAACTGACAGCCGAAGAAGAAAAGATGCTGGCTGAAATCAAAGAAAACAAAGAATAA
- a CDS encoding ribonucleoside-triphosphate reductase — protein sequence MQVIKRNGEIAEFDPDKIYQAVLKAAQTVYVLTDDLRQNLAQVTKKVVLDLEEAKVERATISMIQSMVEHRLLGAGYITIAEHYISYRLQRDLERSGYGDHIAVHLHFEQIR from the coding sequence ATGCAAGTAATCAAACGTAATGGAGAAATTGCTGAATTTGATCCAGATAAAATTTACCAAGCTGTTCTAAAAGCAGCCCAAACAGTTTATGTTTTGACTGATGACCTACGTCAAAACTTAGCTCAAGTTACTAAAAAAGTCGTTTTGGACTTGGAAGAAGCAAAAGTAGAACGTGCCACTATCAGCATGATCCAGTCAATGGTTGAGCACCGCTTGCTTGGAGCTGGCTACATTACAATCGCAGAACATTATATCTCTTATCGCTTGCAACGCGATTTGGAGAGAAGTGGTTATGGCGACCATATCGCTGTTCATCTTCATTTTGAACAAATTCGTTAA
- a CDS encoding seryl-tRNA synthetase, with translation MAEFTFEIEEHLLTLSENDKGWTKELNRVSFNGAPAKFDIRAWSPDHTKMGKGITLSNEEFQVMVDAFKGQQ, from the coding sequence ATGGCAGAATTTACATTTGAAATCGAAGAACACTTGCTCACCTTGTCTGAAAATGACAAAGGATGGACAAAAGAACTAAATCGCGTTAGCTTTAATGGTGCCCCTGCAAAGTTTGACATTCGCGCTTGGAGCCCAGACCATACCAAAATGGGCAAAGGAATCACGCTTTCCAATGAAGAATTTCAGGTAATGGTCGATGCCTTTAAAGGGCAACAATAA
- a CDS encoding TetR family transcriptional regulator, translating to MAKNTRELIIGALITLAKKNPQRSSFTMTEIAAEAGISRQAIYQKHFNNFEDIIEYIHEETNQHIFNVFNKYCPSNDGDPISFLADHILPLIYEKREIVNTLYTTQVDPCWKEFLRGTYSEWVLKNVNYQLKYNFNKEDIAYIITTMAISFIEVWIRKDDPTPPEEYRETFIQLSKTSLCDYIVS from the coding sequence ATGGCAAAGAATACTCGTGAGCTAATCATTGGGGCTCTCATCACACTAGCTAAGAAAAATCCTCAGCGTAGTTCCTTTACAATGACTGAAATTGCTGCTGAAGCTGGTATTTCACGACAAGCGATTTATCAAAAGCATTTTAACAACTTTGAAGATATTATCGAATACATTCACGAAGAGACCAATCAGCACATTTTTAACGTCTTTAATAAGTACTGCCCTAGCAATGATGGAGATCCTATCAGCTTTTTAGCAGACCATATACTTCCGCTCATATACGAAAAAAGGGAAATTGTTAACACCTTGTACACCACACAAGTCGACCCATGTTGGAAGGAATTTCTGCGTGGAACATACTCAGAGTGGGTACTAAAGAATGTCAATTACCAACTGAAATATAATTTTAATAAAGAGGACATCGCTTATATCATTACGACCATGGCAATCTCTTTCATTGAAGTCTGGATTCGTAAGGATGATCCAACACCACCTGAAGAGTATAGAGAGACTTTTATTCAATTGTCTAAAACTTCTCTGTGTGACTATATTGTGTCCTAA
- a CDS encoding biotin synthase, with product MKKAHIYAIPAIGAALIAVLAQISLPIGPVPFTLQNFAIGLIATVFRPREAVLSVALYLLLGAIGLPVFAGGGAGFHVLVGPSAGYLWFDLVYAGLTSYLIHQKSGYIRIFLANLLGDSLVFVGGILSLHFLAGMPLDKALAVGVLPFILPDLGKIIAISFISRPLLERLKSLPYFSR from the coding sequence TTGAAAAAAGCTCATATCTATGCCATTCCTGCTATCGGCGCTGCTCTCATCGCCGTATTGGCACAAATCAGTCTCCCTATCGGTCCTGTACCTTTCACCCTGCAAAACTTTGCGATCGGTCTGATTGCTACTGTTTTTAGACCCAGAGAAGCTGTTCTATCTGTAGCTCTCTATCTCTTGCTGGGTGCCATTGGTTTACCTGTTTTTGCAGGGGGAGGAGCTGGATTTCACGTTTTAGTCGGTCCAAGTGCAGGCTATCTTTGGTTCGACCTTGTCTATGCTGGACTTACATCTTATCTCATCCATCAAAAAAGTGGCTACATTCGCATTTTCCTAGCCAACCTCTTGGGTGACTCCCTCGTCTTTGTCGGAGGTATTCTCAGCCTCCACTTCCTTGCTGGTATGCCACTTGACAAGGCACTCGCTGTTGGCGTCCTTCCCTTTATCCTCCCTGATCTTGGTAAGATTATTGCCATTAGTTTCATTAGTCGTCCCCTACTCGAACGATTGAAAAGTCTTCCATATTTTTCAAGATAA